DNA sequence from the Grus americana isolate bGruAme1 chromosome Z, bGruAme1.mat, whole genome shotgun sequence genome:
AAGAGTTCATTATCTAGTTTTTTTGCCAAGAGTTAACCTGATAAACAACAAGGCTGTTAGTGGTCATTTAGAATCACTTATCATATTCctcttttcttaatttaataaCTGAGAGCTACTATCCCACCTACCAGGAGAGGAAGCATGTTTaaccttctcttcctttcctccaaaCAAAGTTTTGATGGCAAAATCCTTTTGGGATAATAGTTTCACATGCattcacagatttttaatttttttaaaaaggcagaataATCATCAGTTTCTTGTATTAGCAAGTACATAAATACAAACCAAGCAATGGAATTTTTACTACAGTCATTTCCCTTTCATTCCTAACCAGACGCACTGGGCTGTGACAGCTGGCCATGTGCTCGCTCCATCGGAGCTGGAGAGTTTCAGAGACCGTGTCCTTACGGAACAGAACTCCCCGGAAACGGACCGCCAGCTCTGACAGAATTCAGTCACTGAAGCTCAGTGGCTAGGTTAGGAGAATCCTTCCTCTAGACCAAACTGTTCTGGGTAtcactgctgtatttttttcttttagtttttttcattattattattattattctaagAGTGCTAGTTTCAGCAGGTGGAGAGATAAATGGAAGCAACTAAGCTTCATCGAGGTGCTTTGAAATAGTGCCAGGTTTGGGATTTTACACACCTTTGCACGAATCATCTGTCTGCTACCGACGTCGCTTTTGGCTTTGTAACAGCTTTTAGACAAGCTACACTTCAGCTGCTCTGCGAAATACGCTCCGGTTGACTGTCAGTATTACCATTCTTAGCAACTTCTTTCACTCCCATTCGACGGACAAAAATCCGATGCCACAAcgtgaaagatttttttttgaaagtgagACAGGGAGCTCCTCAGATCATCATTTTCAGGAATTCAAGacatattactttttttttttaaattatgggtACGTTTTATgttatatattaaaaagcaatacaACTTCAAAGAAAACCCTGAACTTCCAGTCTACGTACCTCAGGTAACTGATGAGGAACCCACCTGAATATCAGCCTGCTTGCTATCAGTCTACTTACACCTTCTGCCTGGGAAATCACCTCTTGACTACTGCAACAGCTTTTCCACCTCTTGAGGTGTTAGGGCTGTTTATAGCCTATAAAAGGACCTGCGTTATACCTGGTTGTATAGTATACACTATATATAGCCTTTAGGTATGGTCTATCACTTCTATAATCTTTACAGCCTGCAAGTTAGATTTCTGGCATGGTGATCGCAGCTATTTGGTTACTCACCCAATGGGTGTGCTCCTACGGATGTACCATCTGCCCCGTTAACATGCCAAATCATCAAGTAAACATCGTTTTAGGAGCTGGGGAGAAAAACctgttattttttcagcaaCGAGTCTGGTAAATTCTCCATTTCTGGGAAGCACTGAAACACTTTATGAGCTTGCTATTCTCAAAGTTTGCAATTTGCAATCAAtcaaagctgaaaacatttaaataaatgaaattctgcAATCCTGCCAACCCGACTAATTAAGCTTGACTTGTAAAGAGATCTGTGTTTCCCCCCCAATCTGCACCCTCCCAAGTGATTTTAAAGTAGCTTAAAGCGCAATAAACACAAATAGACCTTTAACTACCACCTGTATAAAAACAGAACAGTTGTTCTACAAAAAAGGACAGGGTAGACTAATAAATATGCTGTAAATTGGTTTAGAAAATCATCTATACTTAtaaatatagtatttttctttctttttttttcctgtattgaTCTTTGTGATAAGCAATTTGCTCTTTCACTAGAATTCGCTTTCACCCGCAGGAGAAATCTTTTGCATTGCGCCCTTCTGCTGCAGCGCACGCACAGAGCAACCTCCACCCTCTGCGCTGCGATACCTGCAAACTTCCGCAACACGCTTCTGCCTTATCAGTCACGTATTCTGCACTCCCATCGCTCCAAGTACCACGTCACATTTTTTCCACGTTGCCCTCTCTCAGGGAATTTAAAAGTACGAGAAAGCCGTCCTCTGTTGTAAACCGCCGTCCTCTGTTGTAAACCTAAGCATACAGACAACCAAAGCCGTAGTGATAACTTGGAGGATCTCTCAGCACAGCGGAGTTTACAGCTCCCTTCCAGGCAGCACAAACAGCCACAAGTCCTTTCCTATGTCCTACCTGCGAATTGCAGTTactcagagaaaaagaaataggatAGTTATCTTAAGCTGAGGAGGGGAGAATATTTTTTGCTAACGGTAAGAAGTTGTTCCATAAAATATAGTTTATCTCTGTTCCCATACATTATACTCTCTTCTTTATAAACTGTCCCTGCAGCGTCAGAATCCCTCTCCATAGTTGTTTTCTACAACGCTCCAATCCCTGCTTGGATTATTGGCAACACAAGCAATGCTGCACAATTCCctgattatgatttttttttccaaattaaacgCCCtacttcctccccccccaaacccaacacacacacccacacaccccacacacacacaccccaaccGCCGTCTCAGTGATTCAGTCAGGACAGGTTCACAGCATTGCTTACTCTGTGCAAGCGATCAAGTTTCTCTTAATAGGCCACGTAAAATCTTTTGTATCTCTGCCTTAGAAAACACACGGTCCCTGATGCAGATTAAGAATTATAAAGAAACAGGATTCTGTGGAAAAATGGCACAGACCTAGAAAACCACCCAcctccattttaatttcaatatcCAGTGTATGCAGACAATAGgttctttccctccttttttaaaaaaaaaaaataaagctactcTCCTCTATTCAGTATCCTgatcacatgaaaaataaagatgagggctgggggaaaaggagaggggaagaagaggtgGGAGAGTTTTCCATGAAGATGGCACCGTATCAGGAAGAATCATTTCGGCACAAGAGCTTTTAGTTTTAAACCagttctttggagaaaaatgcaCAATCCCAATAAAACAATGTAACTTTGCTTCTGTGCACGGCTCAAGAGAGCCGGTTTGAATTTGGTGGTAGGTCAGCCGTATTCTGATGAAGTATTTTCACTGGTTCTCACAGTTTAGAGGTGACGTTTAGCAGGCACACTTTTTCTCCTCCGGCTTTGCTGAATCTAGCTTTCCCGAGCTTCCTCCGTTGGCTGTCTCCGAGACCTGTGTCTTGTCCACACACTGCTCCATACGCTTCATTATCAAGTCCAGAAGTGTGTCCACTGCCTTCTCCACGTTCTGTCCGGTAGCAGCACTTGTTTCGAAGTACGGTATACTACggtaaaaatgaaaaggtttgCTGGAGAGACTTTTAAAGGCAACCGAGACTTGACTCTTTGTAACATCCACCACTATCAGTGGTGGGTTTAGTGGCAATGAAATTGCAAAAACATCAGCACAAACCTTGGCTGAAAGTCTTTCAGGTAGCCAATAACCAGGACAAAGAGAAACCTAggtctgcatttcagaaaatttcagggACCACACAACACACCGGAAACCTTCTTGGTTTTAGACAGACAGTTACAACTATTGCTACTTAGCACTCCCTGTAAGTACtacctccctcccttcctgtCTACTTGTAAGCACAACTTAATTTAGCTGTTTCCGTTCTGAAATCCCCTTTGAATCCAGAACATTGCCTTCCAAACCatctttttcagaagagaagattACCAATTGCTCCAGCACTCCCATCATAGAAAATCTGGCATAAGCCACCTTCTCCTCAGTGTCACTGTCCTAGAAGTCTTAGAAAAAGAGAGTTgagattgttcagcctggagaagagaaggctgcggggagaccttagagccccttccagtccctgcgggggctccaggaaagctggagaggggctggtgccaagggcagggagtgacaggccaaggggaatggcctgaagctgcaggaggggagatggagatgggatgtgaggcagaaatccttccctgtgagggtgctgaggccctggcacagggtgcccagagaagctgtggctgcccctggctccctggcagtggtcaaggccaggttggatggggctttgggcaagctgggctagtggagggggtccctgcccatggcagggggtgggactggatgggctttgaggtctcttccaacccaaaccattctaggattctatgattctgtgatgatGACGAttattctcttcattttctgtcttattgaactgtctctatctcaacccataagttttaccttcttttcaattctctcccccatcccttgCAGGCGGGGAGGGCGTGAGTGAGCGAACgtctgtgtggttgttttagctgcctgtggcattaaaccacaacagtacAGTAAGGgcaactaaggaaaaaaaaatcacattctttTTGCCCGCAGCACTATTTACTAACTATATAAACTATCAGCCAGTTTATCCAGTTACAGGACATTCTGAGGTGTGTTTAGTGCAAAGAAATGTGGAAAGCTCACTAGAACAAGAAAGAGGCTATTAACAGCTTCATTATCCATCAGGGAAAACCAAATAAATTCACTGCCACTGCACACCTAGAACCTGACCAAAATCCACAGGTGTCTCCACTTCCAAACTACCTAGAAAAGCAAATTATAAGTATTTATTAGTTGTTCACTTCATGACACCAAGTGGTCATCTGCCTTTGGTATACTCTGTCCTGAACTCTTGGGACAAGCCAACATCCCAGGAATGTTGTTTTCTAGTAACAATGTTTCCTTTCAGccttatttctcattttgtaatattttggCCAAACTACTACAACACTGTGTTTCATTCTATTTCCTATTTAAACAGGTCAACCCGGAAAGTGTGACAAGTTGGATATCACTATAGGTGTATATGATACTCCAATGCCCACAGATCTTAAGAGTTTCTAAGTATACTTGCAAGTATCTCTAGCTATACTTACAACAGCTATAGACTAAATTTAGCTTCTGTCATAATTTGCTTACCCATATTTGTCTGCCAGATCTTTTGCTTGCCTTTCGTTTACCTCCCTTTGGTCTGATAAATCAGCTTTATTACCAATTAAGACTATATCTGGATTCTCACAATATGCATTGGCTTGCAGCTGACctagaagtaaaaataaacaggagTTAAGAGAATGTTGGAAGCACCTTAGAGACCAAGATTGttgagaaaataattcaaaataccTTTCTTGCTCCCCACCTGACAAAATCCTAGAGTAACCAGCCAACCACATCATGCCAAACACGTTTCCTTGTTGTACATTTGCTTGCTAAGGggaatttttcaaaatagtaaGTAGAAACGGtactataaaattatttccagttaTTTATTCTAGCAACATACAAGACTTAAATGCAATGAGGTGCACTAAACACAACGCTTTAGCAGAGGAGAACCTCCACCAGCCAGAACTTTTATTCTACAAGACTCACACGGGCATTGTGGAAGTACAACCAACATCCCACGTCATCTCCAAATGCAGCTCTTCAGAGGTTCAGGACAAAATCCTCAAGCATGTTTTTCTCTTGGACATACTCAATGGTTTAAACACAGTTTTATCCATGGGAAGATCCAGGCACAAGTACTGTCCACAGCCTCACCCCTCGGCAGGAATTGTACAAAGCCATTTACTTATACTTGCCTCAATCCTGAAGGGACTGacttgaaaagaagaaattagagACCCAGCTGGGTAAGCAGTGGAAGATTGTGATGACAGGGATTGTTTAGTAAGAGGAAGAAATCTCTGAAGATGGAGCTTCTTTTCCACAAAGCTATCTGGATTCTCACCTTATCCCCACTTGAGTGAGTTTGCTGGAAAACCGCCAGCTGGAAATGTACTGGCCTCTGTCCTTCCAGAACTCTAAATACCCTcaattaaaaccaaactaaGAATTTAACCTTTGTTTCACTTTTAGTCTAGCCATTGTCTGAAAGGAAACCAACAACAGCAAACACTACGCGCTTTCAAACCAAATCCTCAAAGGCCAATcttagttttaatttaaaccTCAAAGCAGACAGGAAGGAATCACATTCTACTTTACAAGTAGAAAACACACCATAAAGATAACAGCGATATCCAAAGTACAGTTTCGAAGCTCCTGTATATTATCTAAAATACAGGGTATGGCCAAGGAAGTGTTGAATGCCATGAATTTTCAAGACATTTATTCAAACTGTATCAAATCCAAAAAGGATTATCAAGAATAGGCCCAAAACAGTCtgtcatgaagaaaaaaaaaaaaataaaataaaagcatgtatCTTTCCAATTTGATGAAGCTTTCACCTCAAATTAGAGGCTGCAAGTACCTCATTTATGGCTGCACTAGACATAACTACTTTCTCTGAGCATTTTCCAGCTCACAAACAGTGACACACATAAAGCCTAGAAGCCTAAAATACGCAAGAAAGCTTCAAGTCAACCGATAAATGCAAGCTCTGTGGTTCTACTTACTCATCCAATTTCTGACATTTAAGAAGCTCTGTTGACTGGTGAGATCAAACATTAGTAAAAAGCCCATAGCATCTCTGAAAAACGCTGTGGTGAGACTTCGAAATCtgaaggtggaagaaaaaagacaacacaGCTCTATTAATACAAAGTGATCTCTTTTCTGGCAAGTCTGAACTGAGTAAAGAGACAAAGGAAAGACTTTCTGAATTGCTTGTGCAAAAATTCTATTAAAGAAATATCTTGAAATCTGAAGTCTGCAAGATTCAGTAGACATACATTCCCTTggaagtaaaaacaaaataaaataatccttgACTTTCATTTTAGCTACAACACATCACACCAGTCAACATTTATTAATCAGTGTGTTAGTAATTTACCAGAGGAAGCTTATATGTGAGAACATAAACACTGTCAGTGACTAATCTATTAGTTCAAACTCTGCCTGATTTAACCGAGAGcgagacagagagagaagggttgcttaaaagaaaaaaaaaaaaaaaaagatattaaagcaTTTAGCATATCGCAGATCACCGTGATAGAAATGGAGTCACCTGCCGAGACTGCACACACTTCGTCAATGGATGTGCGCTACTCAATATAGTCAGTATTAAACAAAACGAAGGAAGAGTGGGTGGCTGTTTACGTGCTTTTGATTGTTCGATGTGACTATCTGCTGGGAAGCTCAgctaaaaggaaaaggtaacCTTTCCTTGCGCGCTCTGTAAGCAGACCTGCCTAAGCGTGCGGTCACAAGGGACGTGGTTCGCAGGCTTCCTGCAAAGCTACGGAGCCGGAAGAAACGCCAAACCATGGAACGCAGCGCGCTCTGTCACCAAAAGGTCACAAGGCTGTTTGAATCAGAAACGGGAAGATACAGTGCTggaaaactgcagcagcaccctggTGTTTCACAGGGATCGAACACGTCACAAAACAGCACTATATAATCTCACGCAAACCAGCAGACCAGAAACAGTAAATGGTATTTCACCACACACatccatgaaaatgaaaacaaaagctctCCACAGAAACATGTCAGATGCCTGATGCTACTTTCAGGGTTTCTTTTcagggaaaaacaacaacaacaaaaaaaagtagcCTCAAAATGTTTAATGTCTTGCAGAGAAGTATACACAAATGGTGTTTGAGATTAAGGGAAAGAGATGCAGACAcaaaatttcagctttcttctccttttcatcCAGCAGCAACCCCTCTAGTATTCGCACTGCTTACTCTGGAAACTCGAAATCTCCCTCATcgctcctttccttcctccccgcTGGGCAAATGCTTCAGTCTGCTGCTCTTCGGTCACTATTACAGAGAGTCgcattttcttcccttgctgACAGCTGACATCAGCAGTCATACTGGGCAACCTCATGCACTTTATGACAGCGAAAACCAGTGTACGTAACTAGCTAGCAGATGCTTAAGAAAGCAATATGCACacttttcccttcaaaaaaaaaataaatcataggATCAAATTTAATAGTGATGAGTCTAGAAGGTCTTTGGGATGAACAACCAATTGTGCACACTGAGATGGGACACAACTGGTTAGATAAAAGAATCCTTCTGCAAGGGAGGATACTGGTCGGTCATGAACTTAACACATGTCAACCACGGTATGCTGCTGCAAAGACAGCAAACACAATCAAAGCCATAAAAGTGAGATAAGAAGCAATTCTTCCATACTCTTCAGCATCGATAAGACTTGAAGTAGAATTCTCCATCCTAGTTGCATGCTGATGGCGAGAGAGGCTGGAACCAGCTTGGGGCAGTACAGAACAGAAAGCTTGCTCATCATTGAAAAGTCTGAGCAAGCCCAGGGCACATAAACTGGAGAGGGCTTAAAGTGGGATGGTAAGGCATATTTTGATATACCAGACTGCGCTGGTCTGCTATATCAAAATATGCCTTACCATCcaagctaacagaaaaaatgggaaatacaAGAACAAGACACTTAGGTAGGTTATACAGTATCTTCCAGAGGAGATTAGGAATGTATTACGAAGCCAAAATAACAgtacaaaacaaagtaaaagagCTAACCGATGAACCAATAACCCACACGTGCCAGAAACGAGGCAGCATGCTgctgaggcagggagcagaTCGCCTTCAGTTCTTCCAGTCCTATTTTCTGAGATCCTCTGATCACCGCATCAAAGCGGCATCAGAAACACTTTATTGctggaagatatttttcttgtcCTAAAATACAAggttttctgatatttttcacCTGAATGGACTAATGGTTTACccagaaatgtgaaaaactCAGAACTGCTTTAATGAGCTGAACTCTGTTACCTTTCCTGGCCGGCTGTGTCCCAAAGCTGGAGATGTACCTTGAAGGCTTTTCCTGGAGATCCATTTGGTCCTCTGCTGTTGTATACCTAAGGAGAGAGTTAAATCAGTACAGCTGCACAGCTCCCACTGAAGTCCATCCCGTGGGTCACAGACTGTTAGATTTTGTGCAAGCAATAAGTAAGGAGTGAAAGTTCAGTCCTTCACAAAAAGCTGACTCCTACCTCTAAAAGCCACTTCAGAAGGCTGCTtataatgatatttaaaaaccAGGAGCCACATGAAACGTCTACAAAAGCTGCACTTTAAAGATAATTTAGTCATATTTAGTTCTTCAAATTAGATACCAATTCTTCAGAACTTGGCATAGCACTGTGCTGAGCAAGCTGTCTGTGCTCTGTTTCACTGCTGTTCTTAAAAAATTTACAGCTGGCTGACAGGATTAACCACTATtataaaaagctattttttcttcattaacttCTGTTGGACGTTAATGACTTTCTTACCCACTGCAACTGCAAACTCACGGCGCTTAAAGAAACCACTGCAACCTTTCGCTGGGGCTCAAGTCTTTATATTAAACAGCAACAGTGTGTCCCTCAGCTGTCGCAGTAAAAGACAGAGGGATAAAATTGTAGGAGCCGGTTTTTTATCTGAGGTAGTTTAGCAGACTcaacaattttaaaagtaggCAAATATTGCCCTTGCATTTAGGAATATGGACTTCATGGACACGTCTGTATCCCAAGGCTGCACTGACCTTACCCGGGGAAGCGGAACACTTCCTCATCTGCCCTCCCCGGGCTGGAAAATACAGCGTTTAGTTCTTGGGCACCACCAAGTTAATATTAATTGGGGgttagactagatgacctctggaggtccaTTCCAGCCTAGACTATTCTGCGATTTAAACTGTTATCATTTCAGCAGGTAGCTTCTGACTGCAATgtgccttcctttcctttgtggCAGGTGCCTgatctgaaaaccagaaaagaatcAACGGATCAACCGCACCACGTTTGTGAATTAAACTGGTTTGCTGGAGCATGTTGCTGTAATATTTAGCATGATAAACAAGGAATTTCacagggttatttttttttaaatatgacttttacagaacagaaaaccaCCTACTTAACCTTTTAGAACTATTTCTTAGAGGACAATTTATTAGATAGACCTTCAAGATATTTCAAGGCTGGTAATTTCATGTAAAATGTAGTTCTCCAACACTTATAAACTATCTTACCCCAAAATGTATGGTAATGGAAAATTACGGAAGAAATCTGTCTGCAACCTTTAGCAGTAAAGTTCAACCTTCTGGAAAGAATCCAGCGCCTGTGTTCCAAACACGTTAATGAGCGTCTGACCAGCCAGGGAAAGAGTATTCCAGCAATTTGCGTGTTCAGACATTTCCTTGCAAGAAAActtgtgtttttaatattttactctTATTACATCAGTGCAATCCCACAGTGCAGAGAAGGAGCCAGGTTCCGCCGCAATCTGAACCCGGCCTGGCCTCCGCTTAACTAGTCTGAACTTGCATAGCACTGACGATGAGTAATTTAAGAGACAATCTAGATCCACGGTTCTTTTATTCAGGGGACCCCTGAACCcccatgggtggggggaagcGATGCCCATTTTTCCATGGTATTCTATGAAATAACAGGAGCTTAAAATGTTAAGttaaaaggaagcaaatttAAAGAGGTCTCCATCTTTGAACGGGGCaagtatttacatttatttttatcaaaaaaaatGACTAAAATAACTGCCCAGGGTCTAATATCTTGTATTTATTATGGTTTTACTGTTCAAGCAAGCTAGAAGGATTCCTATTAGAAACTTGTCCCCTGTGTTTAGCCTGTATCAGTTGTCAGGATCTATGAACAGCTACATCGGTCatgttaaattaaaacaaagcgACTGTGCTCTCATAGCCCCAAAAAGCATCTCACTGACACTACAGAAGACTCTCATCGTCTATTGAACatcaagaaacaaaagcatGGCCGAGCAGGCTCGCACACCTTGTAGTAAGCAGTACACCGAGCCTAACCTAGGAGGACTCGCGATCACAGGCTCCTGTGCTCAGCCTCCTGCCTCGCTGCCGGCAGCAACTCAGAGGAACCGCTTCTCGTGCCTTCGCTAGTTTACTGGGGGACCTGGAAGTAGCGGAAACTTCTGCGCTTCCGTACGTTTCCATCTTTCCTATTTAAATTAGGAGTTTGGGGGCCAGGGTTATTTCTAGTCATATACACACGTTGCTCACTAGAACTATGGATATCCGCTCTTGGAAAGATCTTTTTATACCAATGTGCAATAAACCACTTTACAATCCAACATCAGGATAAGGATAAtggcatttttcctctttattcagTTCCTAATTATGACTTGTTTAAGCCAAAAACTAGACAAGGAAAAGCATTATCAACACATGCTATACCCCACAGTGAGAGAGGCAGTACACATTTACATAAAATTTGTTCTCAGCAgaaatgaataaagaaaaaagaaggtggTATCATTTGTACGAGACAACTTACCACTCGTTTTTCCCGAAAATCTATCCCTACTGTCGTGATGAATTTTGGATTAAATTTGTTATCGGTGTATCTGTACAGGAACGTTGTTTTTCCAACCCCAGAGTCTCCAAGGGCCAGGAGTTTGATCAGATAATCATAGTCTCCATCAGTCATAGTGCTAATTTTTAGGATCCTAcgtaaagaggagaaaaaaaaaaaagatttaatgatAACAAAACCccctttctgtttgtttttgcctcatttctatttttgttcattGAAATGCTACTGCCTGTGCTCGGGGTTGAAAGTTATGtttgtgtattttgaaaaacactaatgcaaagcagcagtgaaactcACAATTTCAGTTGAAGCTTAGAACGACAGAGCTTGGGacaaaaagattatttttgttctgaggATAACAGTAAGACCTATAAAGTACATGGGTATGAAACCTAGGGCTAAATCCTCCTgctcaaagtattttattatgaGTTTGAAGGAAAAGGGGAGTGCAGAAAACAGGCGTGAAAAGGAAAGTCAGACATGGCAAAGACCATTCTCAGGTCTCAAGCTCTAACCAGTATTACATGACATTATTGGGGCTATAAGCAATTATCCCAGAGCCACCGttaataaaaggagagagctgaAACGCAGTTTCCTCTCTAGTATAACCAGATGAGCCCACAGCTGCCTTGTTCTGCAGAGCACACAACCAAAACCGCCCCCTCATCCAACGCTGCAGATACTAATTGgagtaaagaagaaagaaaagcagatggcAAGGCCATCGCCTGGGTTCAGCTCCGTGCCTGGCTTGACCTGCTGCTGGGACATCTCCCGCAGTCCCGGGGAGCCACCCGAGCGTGGCCGATGTCCCGAGAAAGCCACAGACAGCTTGCACGCCTTGACAGCGGCCACAGGCTCTTTTCTATATGTAGCAGTGAACGAGAGGAACAAAGCCTACTCCATTAAGCGCTTGTAAAACAAATATACATGTCAGGAAGTAACACAAgtttgcagaaagaggaaaatcttTATCCTATTCATCCGGGCTGTTTCACAGCCTGGGCAGGACCTCCAGGAGCTAAGCGCATGCCGCAGAAGTGATTTCCACGGAGTTTTCACGGCCCCACACAACAGTTCCTGGCTTTTCCCAATCTGCTGAGTCAAATGACACAACATGTTTGGGAGGGAAAGCCAGGTACAAAGGAGGAACagcttttcagcattttcttctacTTTGGTCTTTTCCCGGTTGGCCGAT
Encoded proteins:
- the RAB27B gene encoding ras-related protein Rab-27B, translating into MTDGDYDYLIKLLALGDSGVGKTTFLYRYTDNKFNPKFITTVGIDFREKRVVYNSRGPNGSPGKAFKVHLQLWDTAGQERFRSLTTAFFRDAMGFLLMFDLTSQQSFLNVRNWMSQLQANAYCENPDIVLIGNKADLSDQREVNERQAKDLADKYGIPYFETSAATGQNVEKAVDTLLDLIMKRMEQCVDKTQVSETANGGSSGKLDSAKPEEKKCAC